In Amia ocellicauda isolate fAmiCal2 chromosome 5, fAmiCal2.hap1, whole genome shotgun sequence, a genomic segment contains:
- the gpr142 gene encoding probable G-protein coupled receptor 142 — protein sequence MIALPNASLSIPPEDTGSSGEVQRSECVLGFIPVIYYSALLCVGMPVNILTAVALSRLAARTKKSSYLYLLALTGSDILTQLFIVFVGFLLETAIFHREVPELLLHSVSVMEFAANHASIWATVTLTVDRYMALCHPLRHRQISFPERARKIIAAVFTLALASGVPFYWWSDMWRVSHPPTALDRVLIWTHCTIIYFLPCSIFLVLNSLIIYRLKIRHRKQCHEECQQPATKRLGKTTAILLSITSAFSVLWAPRTIVVIYHLHVSSVNRNWRVHLAYDLANMLAMLNTAVNFFLYCFVSKLFRAAVRDVLYLRGGPLPPHHPLTHQHAPSNASNCSSSCSMTGKQRDLTPVPPKRAAIRL from the exons ATGATCGCGCTGCCCAACGCCTCGCTGTCCATCCCTCCGGAAGACACAGGGAGCTCGGGGGAAGTCCAGCGCTCAGAGTGCGTGCTGGGCTTCATCCCAGTCATTTACTACAGCGCCCTCCTCTGTGTGGGAATGCCAG TGAACATACTGACAGCTGTGGCTTTGTCTCGCCTGGCAGCCCGCACTAAGAAGTCCTCCTACCTGTACCTACTGGCGCTGACGGGCTCCGATATCCTGACACAGCTCTTCATTGTCTTTGTGGGCTTCCTCCTGGAGACGGCCATCTTCCACCGTGAAGTCCCCGAGCTGCTCCTGCACTCTGTCAGTGTGATGGAGTTTGCCGCTAACCACGCCTCCATCTGGGCCACGGTGACCCTCACAGTGGACCGCTACATGGCTCTGTGCCACCCACTGCGCCACCGGCAGATCAGCTTTCCAGAGCGCGCCAGGAAGATCATCGCGGCCGTGTTTACATTGGCACTGGCCTCTGGAGTCCCTTTCTACTGGTGGTCGGACATGTGGAGGGTCAGCCATCCGCCCACCGCACTGGACCGGGTTCTCATCTGGACGCACTGCACTATAATCTACTTCCTCCCCTGCAGCATCTTCCTGGTGCTCAATTCCCTCATCATCTACCGGCTGAAGATCCGGCACCGCAAACAGTGTCACGAGGAGTGCCAACAGCCAGCAACCAAACGCTTAGGCAAAACGACAGCCATACTGCTGTCCATAACCTCGGCATTCTCGGTTCTGTGGGCGCCGCGCACCATTGTGGTCATCTACCACCTCCACGTCTCCTCTGTGAACCGCAACTGGCGGGTGCACTTGGCCTATGACCTTGCCAACATGCTGGCCATGCTCAACACTGCAGTCAACTTTTTCCTCTATTGCTTCGTCAGTAAGCTTTTCCGTGCAGCTGTCCGGGATGTCCTCTACCTGCGGGGGGGACCCCTACCTCCACACCACCCCCTCACCCACCAGCATGCCCCCTCCAATGCCTCCAACTGCTCCTCGTCCTGCAGCATGACAGGCAAGCAACGAGACCTCACCCCCGTGCCACCCAAGAGAGCAGCCATCAGGCTATAG